CACTGATTTCGAGTTGCGCTGTAGACTTGTTAAGAGATGCGTTGCTGCGGCTCCTCTTCAAGTCACTACAAGGGCTTTCCTGGCCACTGTTTGGCTCTTCCTTAAGAGAAGCGTGCTCTTCCTGGTCAGTCTCTCTGTGATAGAAGTAATTGAAGTTGGACACAATGACAGGTACTGGCAATGCAATGGTCAACACGCCGGCAATAGCACACAGAGAGCCTACAATTTTCCCTCCGACAGTAATGGGTCGCATATCTCCATAGCCTACGGTCGTCATGGTTACCACAGCCCACCAGAACGCATCAGGGATGCTGGAGAAATGAGACTCGGGCTCATCTGCCTCTGCAAAGTAAACAGCGCTGGAGAACAGAATGACACCGATAAACAGAAAAAAGATTAAAAGGCCAAGCTCCCTCATACTGGCTTTCAGTGTCTGACCCAGAATCTGTAGCCCTTTGGAGTGTCTTGATAGCTTAAAGATCCTAAACACTCTGACCAGACGAATTACTCTTAGGATCGACAGTGACAACGCCTGTTGCCCGTTGTTGCCTTGTTGCTCTGCTAGTTCTGTGCCCAGGGTGATAAAATAGGGGATGATAGCCATAATATCTATTATGTTCATCATGTTTTTGGAAAACGCCGATTTACTGGGACAGGCAAAAAACCTTACAGTAAGCTCAAACGTGAACCAAATCACACAGGTAGTCTCTACTATAAAGAAAGGGTCTGACGTGCTACTCGGTGGCAGAGCCTGGGTACTATTAGCTCCACTGACAGACAGTGGTAGCTCTCTCTCATCTCGAAACTCTGGCAGCGTTTCCAAACAAAAGGTTATAATGGATATGACGATCACCAGAACAGATACAATGGCGATCCCCCGTGCTGGATTGGAGCTCTCCGGGTACTCGAAGATGAGCCATACCTGTTTCTGGAAGTCATTTTTAGGCATAGGTCTCTCTTCCTCCTTAATAAATCCCTCGTCCTCCCTGAACTTCTCCATTGCTTGTTCCCCCAACTCGTAAAAACGGATCTCATCCGCAAATATATCTATGGAGACGTTCACAGGTctccttattttcccacctgattGATAAAAATAAAGTATACCATCAAAACTGGGCCGATTCCGGTCGAAAAAGTACTCGTTTCTGAGGGGGTCAAAGTACTTTATCCTTTTATGGGGGTCCCCGAGCAAAGTGTCTGGGAACTGGTTCAGGGTTCCCAGTTGAGTTTCGAACCTGAGTCCAGCAATGTTAATTAATACCCGTTCGCTGTTCTCACCGTCCATATCCAAGATGTCTTCATCTAAAAGATGAGGGCTGTGATCAGCCCTCAGCAGAGCATCCATGGCATTCTCGCTGCTGCTGCAAGAATTATTTATGTCGTTCACTTTCCAAGAGTCCTGTTGCATGCTGTTGCAAGAGTTCATCTCTTTGCCGTATACCTCGTTCAGCCGAGACTGTGGAAAAGGTGCTTGGGGGAGATTCAGAAAGCTCGCGCACCCTCCACTGGCATTGCCTCCGCTCACAATGGCAGTAGTATCACGGTTTTCCAAAGTTACCAACACTATCTCCATTCTGAATCCATTACCTTTTCATCAGAAACACACAACTGCGCAGTTAGATCAGCACTTTCCCTCTACTGCACACGCGCTTTCTTCAGATAAAGAGATCAGCACCGGATTAAACTGGAAATAATCCAGAACTCCCACCAAAATGCTAataacaatcattttaaaataattaaataaataaataaataaataagaccagCACAAACACCCGGGTCTTTATAAAATGAATAACGCCACAACAGGCGAGTGGAGACCCGGATGAGAAAGTAATGACTATTCCTGACGtcaaaatcttcttttttttctttccctatATAATAACAAGTAAAAGGGGTTTGGACGGCGAGGGCGACCCGTGCGTGTTCAATTGTCACGCATTTCATCCAGCAGGCATTGAACAATCTGTGGTGGAAGGAAAGACAGCTGCATTTCCACTTTAATATCCCATAACatctttttattaaaatgcccGGTGCTTTATGAAAATGCGCTCCGTGCATGCAGGGGTATTATTTTCCATTGAAACCGAAAcagagtaataaataaataaaattaaaaaacatcacCATTTGTTTGTCTTCTTTGAATGCTGCAGGCTTGAATCCACGTGTCTATTTTATTTCCTAGAGATAATTTGGTGTttttgtcgttgttgttgttgacatACACCTGCATTCTTTAAAATGTAAACGAATTCAGTCAATATTTTAACAATGTGACGTTGATGTCAATATATAAAGGATGCTTTGAGTTCTTATGAAGAATGATAACAATGTTACATAATGAATATTTCAACACAACTTTACTGCACCATGTTAAAATGTAATCAACACAAACAGGCTTGCATGTAGACGGTTTTGTCGTCTGCCTTGTTATTCAATATTCTTGTTCTGTATGAGATAGCCTATAGTATTTAGCATGGTCTAGTCATTAGAAGAACCGTGAAACCCCTGAAGGAGATTGGAATTAGCACCGACAATAACCGCGTGATTACGTTATACAAAATTAAAGATGCTGATACTGGATGTGGGTAGTATAGTTAAATATAAGCAGTAAGATCTACTGGTCAGAAAATCAACACAGATTGTATCTGGTCAATAGATAGTTGTGTTATATGGGGCaccaagtgtaaaaataaaataaataaataaataaaataaacaaaagcacaaacattgtatcaggagttttttttttctgtatttaactTAAATCATGTAATTATTCCAAGATTTAACAAACACAAATTcctgttttggcccttgtgctacAGCCAGAAAAGTGCAGTCTCCGATTTCATTCTTTGTTCTCTTAATCCCCTGGCTGTCTGTTGCTGTTTCTTCTCCAAGTCTgtctgttcttcagctctctttTGTCCAACACCACACGTTCGTCTCAGCAGCAGCCACcccactctcccccctcccccctcgaACTACTTACCCCCCGCGTCCAGGCCACGCCCTCGGtacaccagccaccaatcccaagcatgcacgACTTCCCGCTCTCGATCCTCTGATTGTTGCAACATCTTATCCACTGATTTGTGACAACACTGTTGCAACCAGGTCCCGCTCGCGCCGCAAGCCGAACTTATGATTGGTGATGATTTTCCCGTCTCTGACGTCCCTGAGCACCTGCTGCAGTTGAACCTTTGACTCTGGGTCACAGAACCGTCCCTAATGCGGTTACATCAGACCCAGGGTCTTTACAATTTGAATGAGAACGGTCGTCTGGGGTCCCAGATTTAGTGGTGAGCTGCTTCCACGCCTCCTCTGTGCATAGAATGCCTACGTCAAACGCTTAAATGGGCGGGGACTATTTGCacgttagcttcagatttagcttgcaaaataaatgtattttgaaaaaagAGATTTATTTCCCagaattgttttccagatttatttACTAACAACAAAGATTTAACTTACTTTAAATTGCTGAAAGATTATGTATTTCGGATTTATCTGTTAGCTAAATGATGACGtcaagtgtaaaataaagatttaagttccatggttttttttttggtttttttttcacaaatgtattttttagattCCCAGATTTAAGGTGTCATTTAAATGTTgactcgccaagtgtaaaaactaaataaataaataaaataaaataaaaaagatttaaagactgaaacatttttaacagatttaattgtcatattaattttaaattttgAATTTGCTATAAgcgttttcaatatttataaattacatcTGAAAGTATACATTTCTAAActtcaaagtatttttttgttaacataTATTAagctaaatctggaaaaaaaacgtatcacattttttttggttaaatctaggaaaaaatttTGATTTAagtgattgtgtttttttttttttttttacacttgcacCCCATAGTGTTACACTGTAAattacctgggggggggggggggggtatgtataGTATTGCACATTCAAATAAAATTACGTATTTAAAAGGTTCTGGCCGAGTTTATAAAAAGCAAAAACCAGATGTTATTGCCATTGAATCCAGCGTGGGAAACTGGAGCTCCCTCAACTGCATTATACATTCCCATAGGATCATATTGTACACTTTTCCAATCAAACATTTAAAGAGCAGTTTATTTTGTTCCCATATACACTCATAAATAACACTATGGTATTAGACCCAACCAATGTGgcgcttttttttgtgtgtctgatttttttaaaggtattaaTTCTAAGTAATTTATAATACTTATTTTAAATCATAACTAAAATATAAGCAAAGTTAATTAAATGTGCAAAGTTGTTATTAAACACAATTCCAGTAACATCCACGCAAACTATGTTGTTGTTAatcacacatttattattatttatttcttagcagacacccttatccagggcgacttacaattgttacaagatatcacattatttttacatacaattacccatttatacagttgggttttttactggagcaatctaggtaaagtaccttgctcaagggtacaacagcattgtccccagtggggattgaacccacgaccctccggtcaagagtccagagcccaaaccactactccacatttaCCTTAGCAAAACACTATTCTaggcccattaaaaaaaaaaaatagggtgcGTTCAGCCTACAAAAATATATTGTGCTTGCGAATGTGCaaatctctttaaaaaaacaaaaaaaacgacctCTCGATGTTAATTTAGCAAAATGTTTTTAGAGTGAATGTACAATCAATCTTTAACTATACGTGTGTGGATTTTGTTTTCTCTCTAAAAAGAAACAAGGGTACAGTAAGGTATAGAGATCAGGTTGTGTGACTAAACTGCATTAATCCTCGCAGAAAATTAGAGAGTGGTTGTGGAAATGGGGTCTCACAGGGAGATCAAATCATCTTCATGCAGGGCATAGCGGGGGAGCTATGATTGTTTTCATCAAGGCGTAAGGGCACACGCTTTCTAAGGATTAGAGGTACAATATATAAAACAGATTCTATGTTAACCATTTGATTAATTGACATCATACACtcttaatagaaaaaaaatatcttatgTCTTCTGCATTTAATATACCAAAAACACTATATCCATATCATTGA
Above is a window of Acipenser ruthenus chromosome 14, fAciRut3.2 maternal haplotype, whole genome shotgun sequence DNA encoding:
- the LOC117962381 gene encoding potassium voltage-gated channel subfamily A member 5-like, translated to MEIVLVTLENRDTTAIVSGGNASGGCASFLNLPQAPFPQSRLNEVYGKEMNSCNSMQQDSWKVNDINNSCSSSENAMDALLRADHSPHLLDEDILDMDGENSERVLINIAGLRFETQLGTLNQFPDTLLGDPHKRIKYFDPLRNEYFFDRNRPSFDGILYFYQSGGKIRRPVNVSIDIFADEIRFYELGEQAMEKFREDEGFIKEEERPMPKNDFQKQVWLIFEYPESSNPARGIAIVSVLVIVISIITFCLETLPEFRDERELPLSVSGANSTQALPPSSTSDPFFIVETTCVIWFTFELTVRFFACPSKSAFSKNMMNIIDIMAIIPYFITLGTELAEQQGNNGQQALSLSILRVIRLVRVFRIFKLSRHSKGLQILGQTLKASMRELGLLIFFLFIGVILFSSAVYFAEADEPESHFSSIPDAFWWAVVTMTTVGYGDMRPITVGGKIVGSLCAIAGVLTIALPVPVIVSNFNYFYHRETDQEEHASLKEEPNSGQESPCSDLKRSRSNASLNKSTAQLEISDGVNNGRSMEKASLKANSNMDLKRSLYALCLDTSRTTDL